A single region of the Triticum dicoccoides isolate Atlit2015 ecotype Zavitan chromosome 2B, WEW_v2.0, whole genome shotgun sequence genome encodes:
- the LOC119364901 gene encoding salutaridine reductase-like, with protein sequence MEGPVLPNLPNTRVAVVTGGNKGIGFEVCRQLASGGVTVVLTARDETRGGEAVERLNALGLSGVIFHRLEITDASSAATLAGFLKARFGKLDILVNNAAVGGVEYNQEFDTNEEKFGGMDFHQRVEWMLKNAREPIDSAKNSVQTNYYGTKHVIEALLPLLQSSSVGRIVNVSSNYGLLRHIGSEEVRQELNDVDNLTGGRLDELLEKFMKDFEAGALEPHGWPTKFSAYKVAKAAMNAYSRILARRHPELRVNCAHPGFVKTDMSMGSGVLTPEEGARNLVKVALLPDGGPTGAYFAMGEEAPFV encoded by the exons ATGGAAGGGCCCGTCCTCCCCAACCTGCCAAACACGAG GGTCGCCGTCGTCACCGGAGGGAACAAAGGGATCGGCTTCGAGGTGTGCCGCCAGCTGGCCAGCGGCGGCGTCACGGTCGTCTTGACGGCCCGGGACGAGACGAGGGGCGGGGAGGCCGTCGAGAGGCTCAATGCGCTGGGGCTCTCTGGTGTCATCTTCCATCGGCTGGAGATCACGGACGCTTCGAGCGCCGCGACGCTGGCTGGTTTTCTCAAGGCCCGCTTTGGCAAGCTTGACATTCTG GTGAATAATGCCGCAGTTGGTGGGGTTGAGTACAACCAAGAATTCGATACCAACGAGGAAAAG TTCGGTGGCATGGATTTCCACCAGAGAGTTGAGTGGATGTTGAAGAACGCACGGGAGCCCATCGACAGCGCGAAGAACAGCGTGCAGACGAACTACTATGGCACGAAGCATGTAATCGAAGCCCTGCTGCCTCTGCTTCAATCTTCGTCCGTGGGAAGAATAGTGAACGTCTCCTCCAATTATGGACTGCTAAGA CATATCGGCAGCGAGGAGGTGAGGCAGGAGCTCAACGACGTCGACAACCTGACAGGGGGGAGGCTAGACGAGCTGCTGGAGAAGTTTATGAAAGACTTCGAGGCCGGCGCGCTGGAGCCGCACGGGTGGCCCACAAAGTTCTCGGCGTACAAGGTGGCCAAGGCCGCCATGAACGCCTACTCGAGGATCCTGGCGAGGAGGCACCCTGAGCTGCGCGTCAACTGCGCGCACCCTGGCTTCGTCAAGACCGACATGAGCATGGGGTCCGGAGTCCTGACGCCGGAGGAGGGCGCACGTAACTTGGTGAAGGTGGCGCTGCTGCCTGACGGCGGGCCGACCGGCGCGTATTTCGCCATGGGCGAGGAGGCGCCGTTCGTGTGA
- the LOC119364900 gene encoding short-chain dehydrogenase/reductase 2b-like yields MYHHLVQGCRLQSSHSAGHAATSRRGKIKMEAATSNPSSKRIALVTGGNKGVGLETCRQLASKGLKVVLTARNEARGLEAVEGVRRSGADVVFHQLDVTDPDSVARLADFVRDQFGKLDILINNAGISGVDRDPVLVAKVKEQVESMDVDQRVQWMKENSKETYEEAKECMRTNYYGAKLVTEALLPLLQLSSSGRIVNVSSGFSLLRNFNNEELKNEFNDVDNLTEKKLEELLDSFLEDFKANLIEAHGWPTGGSSAYKVAKAALNAYTRILAKNYPRMRINCLTPGYVKSDMSMHMGVLTPEEGASNPVKVALLPDDGPTGAYFDRDGMASFV; encoded by the exons ATGTATCATCATCTTGTGCAAGGCTGCCGACTCCAGAGCTCACACAGTGCTGGGCACGCCGCGACGAGTCGGAGGGGAAAGATCAAGATGGAGGCGGCCACCTCGAATCCGTCGAGCAAGAG GATCGCCCTGGTCACCGGAGGGAACAAAGGGGTCGGGCTGGAGACGTGCAGGCAGCTCGCGTCCAAGGGGCTCAAGGTCGTGCTGACGGCGAGGAACGAGGCCAGGGGACTAGAGGCGGTCGAGGGCGTCAGGCGCTCCGGTGCTGACGTCGTCTTCCATCAGCTGGATGTCACCGACCCTGACAGCGTCGCCCGGCTGGCGGATTTCGTCAGGGATCAGTTCGGGAAGCTCGATATCCTG ATAAACAATGCAGGAATTTCAGGCGTTGATCGAGATCCAGTTCTGGTTGCGAAAGTTAAAGAACAG GTTGAAAGCATGGATGTAGATCAGCGAGTTCAGTGGATGAAAGAAAATTCGAAGGAGACATATGAGGAAGCAAAAGAATGCATGAGAACAAACTACTATGGGGCAAAGCTTGTCACGGAGGCACTACTTCCTCTTCTTCAGTTGTCCTCATCCGGGAGAATTGTCAATGTCTCATCAGGCTTTTCACTGCTAAGA AACTTCAACAAcgaagaactgaagaatgagtttaaCGACGTCGACAACCTTACTGAAAAGAAACTAGAGGAGCTGTTGGATTCGTTCCTAGAAGATTTCAAGGCCAATTTGATAGAGGCACATGGGTGGCCGACCGGTGGCTCGTCAGCGTACAAAGTCGCGAAAGCCGCCCTCAATGCATACACAAGGATCCTTGCCAAGAATTACCCTAGGATGCGCATCAACTGTTTGACGCCTGGTTATGTCAAGAGCGACATGTCGATGCACATGGGAGTTTTGACGCCTGAGGAGGGCGCTAGCAACCctgtgaaggtcgctctcttgcccGACGATGGCCCGACGGGTGCTTATTTTGATAGGGACGGCATGGCGTCGTTTGTGTGA